In a single window of the Notamacropus eugenii isolate mMacEug1 chromosome 4, mMacEug1.pri_v2, whole genome shotgun sequence genome:
- the LOC140501333 gene encoding E3 ubiquitin-protein ligase RNF115, with the protein MFFPDFRPFLSSSSLDQDIRDNERGHQTHADLWGPSRPPRLPMTRRYRSRGSSRPDRSPAIEGIIQQIFAGFFANSAIPGSPHPFSWSGMLHSNPGDYAWGQAGLDAIVTQLLGQLENTGPPPADKEKITSLPTVTVTQEQVDTGLECPVCKEDYEVNEQVRQLPCNHFFHSSCIVPWLELHDTCPVCRKSLNGEDSTRQTPNSETSSSSSYSSDSQLDDPWTF; encoded by the coding sequence ATGTTTTTCCCAGACTTTAGACCATTTCTGAGTAGCAGTTCACTGGATCAAGACATTAGAGACAATGAACGAGGTCATCAAACCCATGCAGATCTTTGGGGACCCAGCAGGCCACCCAGACTGCCAATGACCAGGAGGTATCGGTCCCGGGGGAGTTCTCGACCTGACCGGTCCCCAGCAATTGAAGGAATAATACAACAGATCTTTGCAGGATTCTTTGCAAATTCAGCAATTCCCGGCTCCCCCCATCCTTTTTCATGGAGTGGGATGCTGCACTCCAACCCCGGGGACTATGCCTGGGGTCAGGCGGGGCTTGATGCCATTGTCACCCAGCTCTTAGGACAGTTGGAAAACACTGGGCCTCCCCCAGCTGATAAAGAAAAGATCACCTCTCTTCCAACAGTGACAGTAACTCAGGAACAAGTGGATACGGGTCTAGAGTGTCCGGTGTGCAAAGAAGACTATGAAGTCAACGAGCAAGTCCGGCAGTTACCTTGCAACCACTTCTTTCACAGCAGCTGTATTGTGCCATGGTTGGAACTGCATGACACGTGTCCTGTTTGCAGGAAGAGCTTAAATGGTGAGGACTCAACTCGGCAAACACCAAACAGTGAGACCTCTTCAAGCAGCAGCTATAGCAGTGACAGCCAACTCGATGACCCATGGACTTTCTGA